In the Primulina tabacum isolate GXHZ01 chromosome 15, ASM2559414v2, whole genome shotgun sequence genome, ttgTTCTGTGCTTTGCCCCTGTACCCAAGCAAACTACACAGGTCACAGGTGTTCTTTCGAATGTCCCTTTCtccaaatatttaaattttctcCCTGCACAGGTGTTCTTTACATTCTTCATTTcctccaaaaaaaaatttatagttcTTCTCTTATTTAAAGTTCAGAAGCTGGTTGAGGTGTTGAAATCTAGAAAGCTGGTCTTTCATAAGCattgttcttcttcttcttgttgtttttgtgtgtgTTAATTTGATTCAACCTTTTTTCCGTAAGATTTATTGTTATTAATGTAATACGTGAATTTGTAAATTTCTTACTTCTCCACGATTTTGCTTTGTTTTTCTTATTGCAGATTTGGAGTGTAATTCATGTGAAAGTGCTGAGACTTGGACTTTGCTTAGGTGAAGATTTTGATTACTAACTGACTGTGTAGAAAATTCTGCCGAAAATTACTGTATGGATGCGGTGAGAATTTCTTGGCTGAGACCTTTATGTTCTGCTGCAAAAGCTAATTGTGGATTTGATATTAAAACGTCTCTTGCATACACAAGTAAATGTTATCACACTAGAGAATCTGGGCATGTGAAGAATTTTGAGCGCAATAGTTATAGAATACTGTGTTTGAACTCTGCTATTTTTGCACGGTGCTCAAGAGGGGGTTACTTTGATGCTTGTTATAGAAACAAGCTATTGGGGAATTCGTTTTTTCGAGGTAGTTTTTCATTTGTAGGGATCAGCTCTTTGGCTAGTAATAGGCTGTTTTCCTCATCTAGCGGGGGTAAAGGTAGCATTACTCGTGATTCAAATGTTATTCCTAATTCGGGTGCAAGTGGGAGCAGTGTGACTGATGGTGGTGTTGGACAGGACGGTTGGATTGGTAAAGCAAATGACATATGGCAATCGACAGTTGAAGCTGTGAAATATAGTGGGGAAAAGGCGAAATCGGTGTCAGATGAAGCTGCTCCTCATGTTCAAAAGTTTCTTGATACCAATCCTTACCTTAGAGATGTTATTGTACCAGTAGGCGGAACTTTGGTCGGAACTTTACTGGCATGGTCGTTGTTGCCGAGTATCTTGATGCGATTTCACAGATACTCTATACAAAATCCGGTTGCTTTGTTGGCTAGGAACACGCTGTGGGGTTCTGTCCCTTATGAGAAAAGCTTTTGGAGTGCAATGGAGGACCCAATTCGATATTTTATCACGTTCATGGCATTTTTGCAAATGTTAGTGTATCTATATTTGGTTTGAGGTTCTTTTGATTATGTAGGAAAAGTGGATTTAATCTTCTTTTCTTCCGCAGTGGTGAAATGGTAGCTCCAACGGTTATTGCTTCACAATACATCGTGCCTGCTTGGAGGAGTGCTTTTGTTGTTTCACTTGTCTGGTTCCTGCATCGCTGGAAAACAAATGTTATTACTCGAGCTTTGGCAACTAAGAGCACGGAACATGTCGACAGGGATAAGTTGGTAACTCTGGACAAAATCTCATCTGTTGGACTCCTTGTTGTTGGGTTTATGGCTTTAGCAGAGGCATGTGGAGTGGCTGTGCAGTCAGTTATTACCGTAGGAGGCATAGGAGGTGAGTTTTTGTTAGTGATAATGGTCCATGATAGAAATTATATGGAGTATATTTCAAGGAATAACTTTTTTATGAGTTATGAAAATAAAACGCTCATAGATCATATGTCATCTTTttgtattaaaattattttagtcACCAGATTATTTTATTGTTTCGACTTTGTTAATGACTGTTAACAAAATTGAGACGAATTTGCCATGATATGAAATCTCAACAGCGAGAATCATATCAGAATAACTATGACCTGTCTCCAGTTTACATTTAATCAAGAAggtataattaatttaaaagagTACCTCGTAGAATATCTTGGCCCGGAAGTGATGCAATTACCAGATTAAGATGATCGACAATTGCTACGGTTTTATCAATAAGACCACTGGCTGGATGGTTCCATTAGTCCTTTGCTTTCTTTTGTTCTTCCAatctctgtgtgtgtgtgtgtgtgtgtgggggggggggggggggggggggttctTGTTGGTGGTTTCTTCCAACAATCAATTGTACTATACAAATCATATAAGTTCTTTAATAGTTCAAATCTGATTGTTCGTTCTGGACATGATTGACTGAAGATTTTAGAAAAACTCTATATAGTTCATTATTAATTGGCTGGCGACCTATGTTAACCTGACTCGATCATTATGTATGTTCTTTGTGTCAAGACTGCATATTCTAATTGGAATGTCAATTGAAAGTTTTGGAAGATTGATTTCAAGGATGTCTTATCTTTCAATTCAACATTTATATCTACGAATAAAATTTTGTTCTCgtcaataaataaatttaaatctgACTGCACCATCTTTTATATGTTATCAGGAGTGGCAACTGCTTTTGCTGCAAGGGACATACTTGGGAATGTTCTCAGTGGTCTTACCGTGCAGATATCACGACCATTTTCGATTGGAGACACAATCAGAGTACGTAAAATATTTGGCCGTTTTAGAAAATATATGGATTTTTGGCGTACAGGTTGTGTTGGAGTAAGAGAACATAATATTTCGGTTGTAAAAATACGTAAATTCCATTATTTCGTAATGATAATTACAATCAATAATCACCTAATATATAGACAACCCTAGACTATATAGAGTTGAATATTCAATCTCATAAATTAGTTGATTTCTTAATCAACTATAACAATATCCTCAATTATAGAGATATACTAAATCAATTTTGATTTGATCTCTTCTCTTTGACATTCTCCCTCAAGCTGATGAATAGATATATGTCATTCCTAGCTTGGAAACAATCTCTTGACATGGTGGGCCCATTCAATCCCTCGGTGAATATGTCTGCTAGCTGGTTTGTAGAGACATGTGATGTACAAATTAAGCATCTATCCAACTTTTATTTAATGAAGTGTATGTTGATCTCAATATGCTTTGTTCGATTATGCTGCATTGGATTATGAGCAATATTGATTGCTGATTTTTTATCACAATAAAGTCTCATGGGCCCATTCCACTTCACTTTTAGATCTTCCAAGATGATCTTCAACCAAAGCAATTCACTAATTCCTTGAGCCATAGCTCTAAATTCTGATTATGCGCTTGACCTTGCTACAACATTTTGTTTCTTACTTCACAAGTCACAAGATTTTATCCAAGAAAGGTGCAATATCCCGTAGTCGATTTAGAGTCAATGATGACCTAGCATAATTTGCATCTGTGTAGGCAACTCCATAGCATCACTTTTTTAAACAGAATTCCTTTTCCTGGACTCCCTCTGAGCTATTGGAGTATTATGGCAACAGCATGCCAATGCACTTCCTTTGAGCTTTGTATGAATTGGTTAATCACACTAAGAGTGTATGATATGTCATGTCTTGTGTGACAGAGATAAATGAGTCTCCTACAAGACGTTAGTACTTCTCTCTATTCACCATGTCGTCCTCTGAGATATCCCCAAGCTTGTGATGAAACTCCGGGTGTGCTCATAGGCTTAGAAGCTAATTTCCATGTCTCTCGTAGTAAATAAGTTACGTATTTCTGTTGAGAGATAAAGATTCCTTGCTTCGAATGTGCTTCTTCTATACCAAGGAATTATTTCTACCTTCCGAGATCTTTGATGTCAAATTCTGTTGTTAATCGTTGTCGAAGCCCTGC is a window encoding:
- the LOC142526573 gene encoding mechanosensitive ion channel protein 1, mitochondrial-like, translated to MDAVRISWLRPLCSAAKANCGFDIKTSLAYTSKCYHTRESGHVKNFERNSYRILCLNSAIFARCSRGGYFDACYRNKLLGNSFFRGSFSFVGISSLASNRLFSSSSGGKGSITRDSNVIPNSGASGSSVTDGGVGQDGWIGKANDIWQSTVEAVKYSGEKAKSVSDEAAPHVQKFLDTNPYLRDVIVPVGGTLVGTLLAWSLLPSILMRFHRYSIQNPVALLARNTLWGSVPYEKSFWSAMEDPIRYFITFMAFLQIGEMVAPTVIASQYIVPAWRSAFVVSLVWFLHRWKTNVITRALATKSTEHVDRDKLVTLDKISSVGLLVVGFMALAEACGVAVQSVITVGGIGGVATAFAARDILGNVLSGLTVQISRPFSIGDTIRAGSVEGQVVDMGLTTTSLLTAEKFPVIVPNSLFSSQVIVNKSRAKWRTMSTKIPIQVDDLDKISQISEDIKSMLRSNPNVFLDKEAPYCFLSCIERSYAVLTVGCNLKNVGNEAEQDILLQAVRIIQQHAALGRTQENTLH